A region of the Methylomagnum ishizawai genome:
CCGGCTGGGGCAAATCCCGCAACGGCAACAACCTGTTCGGCATCAAGGCCGACCGCCATTGGCAAGGCGCGAGATCGACCGCCAACACCACCGAATTCGTCGGCGGTGCCCAGGTGCGGGAGCAAGCCGCGTTCCGGGCCTATGGCAGCCCCGCCGACAGCTTCCGGGACTACGTCGGCTTCCTCAAGAGCAACCCGCGCTACCAGGAGGCTTTGCAGCACGCCGAGAACCCGCGCCAATTCATCGCCGGGCTACAGAAAGCGGGTTATGCCACCGACCCGGCCTATGCGCGGAAAGTGATGGCGATCTACCAGGACGGCGACGCCTTCGATCAGGTGCCGGAGATTTTTTGAACGCGAAGCGGGCTGGCGTGAAAACCTCGGTCCGCGCCCCAGGGAATGGCGGCAACCTCAGGAAAGGCGCAAGGAGGCCGATAGCTTCAGGTGGGATAATGGCTTGCCACGGGCGCAAACCCCGCGGCCCCCAAGGTGGAACCCATGGCGGACGGACTTCTAGGCATCGCGGCATCGGGGCTATTGGCGGCGCAACGCGCCCTCGCCACGACCGGCAACAACATCAGCAACGCCAACACCGACGGCTATAACCGCCAGCGGGTCGAAACCAGCGAGCGCGATTCGACCTATACCGCCGGGGGCTATCTCGGCAACGGCGTCAATATCGACACCGTCGCCCGCCTCTACGACAACTTCCTCAACACCCAGGTCCGCACCAGCCAATCCGCCAGCGGCGGCGCCACGGCCTACAACCAGCTGACGTCCCAGATCAACAGCTTCATCGGCGACCGCAGCGCCAGCCTGTCCGCCCCGCTGCAATCCTTCTTCAACGCCGCCCAGGACGTGGCCAACGATCCCAGCGCCATCGCCGCCCGCCAAGTCCTCCTGACCCAGGGCGACAGCGTGGCCCAGCGCTTCAACGTCCTCGACACCCAGTTCAACACCCTGCGCGCCCAGGTCCAGCAAACCCTGAGTTCCGACGTGGACCAGATCAACACCTGGGCCGCGACTATCGCCCAGCTCAACACCCAGATCGTGTCCCAATCCGCCAGCGGCACCGGCCAGCCGCCCAACGACCTGCTCGACCAGCGCAACCTGTTGTTGGAAAAGCTCTCGGGCAAGGTCGATACCAGCGTCATGACCGAGGCCGACGGGGCCATCGACGTGTTCATCGGCAACGGCCAAAGCCTCGTCATGGGCGCGGCCTATAACCGCCTGCAAACCCAGCCCTCGGCCTACGACGCCCGCGCCGACGACATCGCCCTCTCCAGCGGCGGCGACCAAGGCGCCATCGTCATTACCCAAGCCCTGACCGGCGGCGAAATGGGGGGACTGCTGAAATTCAGCCACGACGTGCTGGACCCCGCCCAGAACAGCCTAGGCCGCATCGCCGCCGGTTTCGCCCTGGCGGTCAACGCCCAGCATCGCCAGGGCAGCGACCTCAAGGGCAATGCCGGGCAGGATTTCTTCACCGACCCCACCACGCCCACCGATGCCTGGTTCGCCAAGCAAACCAACGGCGGCGACGCCCGGTTGAGCGTGGCTTTCGACAATACCCCGGCCACCGCCACCACTCCGGCCAACACC
Encoded here:
- the flgK gene encoding flagellar hook-associated protein FlgK, producing the protein MADGLLGIAASGLLAAQRALATTGNNISNANTDGYNRQRVETSERDSTYTAGGYLGNGVNIDTVARLYDNFLNTQVRTSQSASGGATAYNQLTSQINSFIGDRSASLSAPLQSFFNAAQDVANDPSAIAARQVLLTQGDSVAQRFNVLDTQFNTLRAQVQQTLSSDVDQINTWAATIAQLNTQIVSQSASGTGQPPNDLLDQRNLLLEKLSGKVDTSVMTEADGAIDVFIGNGQSLVMGAAYNRLQTQPSAYDARADDIALSSGGDQGAIVITQALTGGEMGGLLKFSHDVLDPAQNSLGRIAAGFALAVNAQHRQGSDLKGNAGQDFFTDPTTPTDAWFAKQTNGGDARLSVAFDNTPATATTPANTPAQLTASDYRLDYDSGGNAVLTRLSDNTKFTDNPAGSGAFQVDGLKIGIASGTAKAGDSFLIQPFRTPAGTIQAALDDPNQVAAAGSPSTGPGDNVNARALVNLQQTKGMLEGKASFQGAYNQLIGEVGVKANAANLDNTAQKNLLDQVTQSRESVSGVNLDEEAANLVKFQQAYQASAQLIPALNNTFDALMAAVRS